Proteins encoded together in one Chelonoidis abingdonii isolate Lonesome George chromosome 1, CheloAbing_2.0, whole genome shotgun sequence window:
- the CLDND1 gene encoding claudin domain-containing protein 1 isoform X1, producing the protein MMDNRFATALVIACVLCLISTIYMAASIGTDFWYEYHSPVGNASELSRSILEEFISMDADEKTYTDALFRCNGTVGLWRRCITVPKNSHWYSPPETDMVRSCISFSLSDQFAEKYVEPGNHNSGSDLNRTYLWRLQFLLPFVSLGLMCFGALIGLCACACRSLYPAIAIGVLHFLAGLCTLGSVSCYVAGIELLHKKLHPPDDVQGEFGWSFCLACVSAPLQFMAAALFIWAARTNRKEFTLLKAYRVA; encoded by the exons ATGATGGATAACCGCTTTGCTACAGCTCTAGTAATTGCCTGTGTGCTCTGCCTCATCTCCACCATTTATATGGCAGCCTCAATCGGTACAGATTTCTGGTATGAGTACCATAGCCCAGTCGGAAATGCCAGCGAACTTAGCAGGAGTATTTTGGAGGAATTCATCAGTATGGATGCAGATGAGAAGACTTATACAGATGCACTGTTCCGGTGCAATGGCACAGTTGGATTGTGGCGGAGATGTATCACTGTTCCCAAAAACTCGCACTGGTACAGCCCACCAG AAACTGATATGGTCAGAAGCTGCATCAGTTTTTCCCTCTCTGATCAATTTGCGGAGAAGTACGTGGAGCCTGGAAACCACAATAGTGGTAGTGACCTGAACCGGACCT ATCTTTGGCGTTTGCAGTTCCTCCTGCCTTTCGTCAGCCTAGGGCTAATGTGCTTTGGGGCTTTGATTGGCCTTTGTGCTTGTGCCTGTCGAAGCCTCTACCCTGCCATTGCCATAGGAGTCCTACATTTCCTTGCAG GTCTGTGTACGCTGGGCTCAGTCAGCTGCTATGTAGCTGGGATTGAGCTGCTCCACAAGAAGCTGCACCCACCTGATGATGTGCAGGGTGAATTTGGATGGTCCTTCTGCCTGGCTTGTGTATCTGCTCCTTTACAGTTTATGGCAGCTGCTCTCTTCATCTGGGCAGCCCGCACCAACAGGAAAGAATTCACGCTCTTGAAAGCGTACCGTGTAGCATAA
- the GPR15 gene encoding G-protein coupled receptor 15, producing the protein MSETNFSYNDSYEYSFPTENPEEYCQALDMPYKDIFLPILYATVFLVGIVGNSILMGALVFKVGVRRLIDIFILNLAASDFVFLLTLPLWIHKEIWQGVWRSGSFLCKGSSYIISVNMYCSIFLLTCMSADRYLAIMYPSVARKIRTRFYTNGLCICVWLLSCLLGLPTLLSRELRQYNGQAYCTDVELTPAKRIVSLVTLILAFFFPLLSILTFYCSITKKLCMHYQKSGKHDKKLRKSIKIVFIVVAAFVFSWIPYNVFKLLAIISGVQDLKPPFCLPYVLAQTGMEVSSPFAFANSCANPLIYYCFDGYIRRNISQCLCPWVKGQSTGSSSDTLDTRISYSLSTFIHGEHAIRKRRRSLSF; encoded by the coding sequence ATGTCTGAGACAAATTTCAGCTATAACGATAGCTATGAATATTCCTTTCCCACTGAGAATCCTGAAGAGTACTGCCAAGCACTGGACATGCCATATAAGGACATTTTCCTTCCTATTCTGTATGCCACTGTGTTCCTGGTGGGAATCGTCGGCAATTCCATCCTGATGGGAGCCCTGGTCTTCAAAGTTGGAGTCCGCAGGCTGATTGACATCTTTATCCTCAACTTAGCTGCCTCTGACTTTGTTTTCCTCCTCACATTGCCACTCTGGATACACAAGGAGATCTGGCAGGGGGTCTGGAGGTCAGGCTCCTTTCTCTGCAAGGGCAGTTCCTACATCATCTCAGTCAACATGTATTGCAGTATCTTCCTCCTCACTTGCATGAGTGCTGACCGGTACCTGGCCATCATGTACCCCTCTGTAGCCAGGAAAATCAGAACAAGATTCTACACTAATGGACTTTGCATCTGTGTCTGGCTTCTCTCCTGCCTCCTAGGGCTTCCCACCCTTCTGTCCAGAGAACTCAGGCAATATAACGGCCAGGCTTACTGCACAGATGTGGAGCTCACACCTGCTAAACGGATTGTGTCACTGGTAACGTTAATTCTGgccttctttttccccctgctgAGCATCTTGACCTTCTACTGCTCCATCACCAAGAAGCTCTGCATGCATTACCAGAAATCTGGGAAACATGATAAAAAGCTGAGGAAATCTATCAAGATTGTCTTCATTGTAGTGGCTGCCTTTGTTTTCTCCTGGATTCCCTACAATGTTTTCAAGCTTCTGGCTATCATCTCTGGGGTTCAGGACCTGAAGCCACCTTTCTGCCTTCCTTACGTCCTTGCCCAGACGGGCATGGAAGTGAGCAGCCCCTTTGCATTTGCCAACAGCTGTGCCAACCCTTTAATCTATTACTGCTTCGATGGCTATATCCGCAGGAACATCTCACAGTGCCTGTGTCCATGGGTGAAGGGCCAGAGCACTGGGAGCAGTTCTGACACCTTGGACACTCGCATCAGCTACTCCTTGTCCACTTTTATTCATGGGGAGCATGCCATTAGGAAACGGAGGCGCTCTCTGTCATTCTGA
- the CLDND1 gene encoding claudin domain-containing protein 1 isoform X2, translating to MMDNRFATALVIACVLCLISTIYMAASIGTDFWYEYHSPVGNASELSRSILEEFISMDADEKTYTDALFRCNGTVGLWRRCITVPKNSHWYSPPETDMVRSCISFSLSDQFAEKYVEPGNHNSGSDLNRTCLCTLGSVSCYVAGIELLHKKLHPPDDVQGEFGWSFCLACVSAPLQFMAAALFIWAARTNRKEFTLLKAYRVA from the exons ATGATGGATAACCGCTTTGCTACAGCTCTAGTAATTGCCTGTGTGCTCTGCCTCATCTCCACCATTTATATGGCAGCCTCAATCGGTACAGATTTCTGGTATGAGTACCATAGCCCAGTCGGAAATGCCAGCGAACTTAGCAGGAGTATTTTGGAGGAATTCATCAGTATGGATGCAGATGAGAAGACTTATACAGATGCACTGTTCCGGTGCAATGGCACAGTTGGATTGTGGCGGAGATGTATCACTGTTCCCAAAAACTCGCACTGGTACAGCCCACCAG AAACTGATATGGTCAGAAGCTGCATCAGTTTTTCCCTCTCTGATCAATTTGCGGAGAAGTACGTGGAGCCTGGAAACCACAATAGTGGTAGTGACCTGAACCGGACCT GTCTGTGTACGCTGGGCTCAGTCAGCTGCTATGTAGCTGGGATTGAGCTGCTCCACAAGAAGCTGCACCCACCTGATGATGTGCAGGGTGAATTTGGATGGTCCTTCTGCCTGGCTTGTGTATCTGCTCCTTTACAGTTTATGGCAGCTGCTCTCTTCATCTGGGCAGCCCGCACCAACAGGAAAGAATTCACGCTCTTGAAAGCGTACCGTGTAGCATAA